The Rhodococcus sp. ABRD24 genome contains the following window.
GCGAACGCTCACGGATCAGGCCGAACGCGGCTGCGTCCCAGAACGCGGTGGAGCCGCCGTTGCCGAGCACGACCTCGTAGCCCTCGGGCAGCGAGAACAGATCGCGCAGACCTGCACGTACGCGGGCGACGACGTCCTTGACGGGCTTCTGCCGGTGGCTGGTGCCGAACACCGAGGCGCCGACGTCGACCAGGGACTGCAGCTGCTCGGGGCGGACCTTCGACGGTCCGCAACCGAAGCGGCCGTCCATGGGCTTGAGGTCGGCGGGGATGATCGGGGTGCTCATCGGTGCGAGGTGTCCTTCTCGGTTGTGGTGACGGGTCTAGCTGTGCGAGATCTGGTCCCAGCCCTCGACCGAGTCGGGGGTGCGGGGCTCGGGCCCGGTGTAGATCGCGGCAGGGCGGACGAGCTTGCCCAGACGCTTCTGCTCCATGATGTGTGCACACCAGCCGGCGGTGCGGCCGCACGTGAACATCGCGGGCATCATGTGCGCCGGAACCTCGGCGAAGTCGAGGATCACGGCAGCCCAGAACTCGACGTTGGTTTCGATCGCGCGGTCCGGCCGGCGCTCGCGCAGTTCGGCCAGCGCAGCCTGCTCGAGAGCGGCGGCAGCCTCGTAACGGGGGGCGTTGAGGCGCTTGGCCGTGGCGCGGAGCACGCGGGCGCGGGGGTCCTCGGCCCGGTACACCCGGTGACCGAAGCCCATCAGCTTGTCCTTGCGGTCAAGGATGCCCTTGACCAGCGCGCGGGCGTCGCCGGTGCGCTCGGTCTCCTCGATCATCGGCAGGACGCGGGCCGGGGCGCCGCCGTGCAGCGGGCCCGACATGGCGCCGATCGCGCCGGAGAGCGAAGCCGCGACGTCGGCGCCGGTGGAGGCGATGACGCGGGCGGTGAAGGTGGAGGCGTTCATGCCGTGCTCGGCGGCTGAGACCCAGTAGGCGTCGATGGCCTCGATGTGGGCCGGATCCGGGTCACCCTTCCACCTGGTCATGAAACGGGCCGTGACGGTGGAACATTCGTCGATGACCTTCTGCGGTACGGCGGGCTGGTAGATGCCGCGCGCCGACTGCGCCACATAGGACAGGGCCATGACGGAGGCGCGTGCGGCCTGCTCGCGGGCGGTCTCGTCGTCGATGTCGAGCAGCGGTTGGTAGCCCCAGATCGGCGCGAGCATTGCGAGGCCTGCCTGCACGTCGACGCGGACGTCGCCGGTGTGGATGGGCAGCGGGAACGGTTCGGCCGGGGGCAGCCCGGGGCCGAAACGGCCATCGACCAGCAGCGCCCACACGTTGCCGAACGTGACCCGGTTGCCCACCAGATCCTCGATGTCGACGCCGCGGTAACGCAGCGCGCCGCCGTCCTTGTCCGGTTCGGCGATGTCAGTGGTGAAGGCGACGACGCCTTCCAGGCCGCTGACGAAATCCTCGGGTACCGCAGCGCTAGGTGCCATTGCTCGTGGACTCTCCTCATCCGAGTGCCGCCCGATCAGAGCTGCACTGCCTCAGCCTTCAACTACAGCGACGCATGCGTGCATCGATGAGCAGCCGCACGGTTCGCGCAATCGACAACCCCCTGCCCTGCGGAATCGTTGCATGGATCCTCGCTTGGAACGGGCCTGGTTCTCAAACCTTAGCGGGTGTCACCGTGCGGCTGGCCAGCGCGTACCTGCGAGTAGCCTCTGGGCTTGTGTCATCAGATTCACAACGCCGGATTTCCCCGAAGTCCGACCTGTCCGCCATGCGGGTGAGTTATGGCGAGATCGGGCCGGAGCGTCCGATCGTCGAGCCCGATCTGGAGCCGTCCTGGCTGGACCAGGGCTGGTTACCGCTCGCCCGGCGGTGGGTGGAGGACGCGGTCGAGGTCGC
Protein-coding sequences here:
- a CDS encoding citrate synthase 2; this encodes MAPSAAVPEDFVSGLEGVVAFTTDIAEPDKDGGALRYRGVDIEDLVGNRVTFGNVWALLVDGRFGPGLPPAEPFPLPIHTGDVRVDVQAGLAMLAPIWGYQPLLDIDDETAREQAARASVMALSYVAQSARGIYQPAVPQKVIDECSTVTARFMTRWKGDPDPAHIEAIDAYWVSAAEHGMNASTFTARVIASTGADVAASLSGAIGAMSGPLHGGAPARVLPMIEETERTGDARALVKGILDRKDKLMGFGHRVYRAEDPRARVLRATAKRLNAPRYEAAAALEQAALAELRERRPDRAIETNVEFWAAVILDFAEVPAHMMPAMFTCGRTAGWCAHIMEQKRLGKLVRPAAIYTGPEPRTPDSVEGWDQISHS